In Paenibacillus sonchi, the genomic stretch CCATTCCCACACAAATGAATCTGCTCCGGATGGTTCAGACAAATATCGCATTTGCCGCAGGGCTTGAGGCCGGTTACGATTTTATCACCGATAGCCAGCGGCTTGCCTGAATAGTCTCTGGTTACGTTTTTACCGAGCTTTACAATGGTACCGGTTCCTTCATGCCCCAGATGGACCGGAATATAACCGAACGGATCGCCCTTGTATTCATGAACATCCGTTCCGCAAATGCCGCATCCGTCCACACGGACCAGAATCTCCTCATCATTGATTTCGGGAATTGGAAGTTCTTTGATTGTAATTTCCCGATTGCCGGTTAATACTGCAATTTTCCCTGTTGCTGGAATAGCATACTCTTTCACTCGGATTCCCCCTAAAGTAAAATAATTATATTAGTGAATTAATTCACAATAAATTATAGTCTTTCGTTTTTTTTAATGCAGTTCTCATTCCAGTGAATCTGTCAACAATCGTTACACATCAGACAGAATAGATCAAAACGTTACAACTTCAACTATATGTAAACTCAAAAGCTTTCTGTATCAGCTAGAGGATACAGGCACAGATATATTTTTTGCGGCATTAAGTCGATTAACAGCGAAGCCATATATTCTGGGGATTGTCTCATTCCATGAAGTACCCAGTCTCCGGTCATATCCAGTGCTGAGCGGCAATAGTATTGGAGCAGCATATCTATATCCTCCGTCACCGTTCCTCTTTTCCGGATTATCTCCCTGAAAAAGTGATAGATGCACTCATAATCATAACGCAGCAAACTGTTGTAATCGGAGGATGAAAAAGCAGAGATGAAAAAATAACAGTCCTCTTTCATCAACTTCAGCTTCTTAATCAGTCCTTCCTCAATAGTGAGGCTTAGCCCCATTTGTCTGATCG encodes the following:
- a CDS encoding TetR/AcrR family transcriptional regulator C-terminal domain-containing protein, with amino-acid sequence MEFQERTKYALATAVKELMKTTPLDKITVSEIVAHCGTTRQTLYRNFKDKYDLVNWYFDKIVQKTIRQMGLSLTIEEGLIKKLKLMKEDCYFFISAFSSSDYNSLLRYDYECIYHFFREIIRKRGTVTEDIDMLLQYYCRSALDMTGDWVLHGMRQSPEYMASLLIDLMPQKIYLCLYPLADTESF